A region from the Lemur catta isolate mLemCat1 chromosome 7, mLemCat1.pri, whole genome shotgun sequence genome encodes:
- the CABP4 gene encoding calcium-binding protein 4, with product MATEQVRGQHGPDPATGPQEPPAGAVVPRSGAEGPPLTKRRSRTERGFQGSRKGTGSSGEQTPVQGPKARDSSKNPSRMGEGQAGPPAEAPGPASRRQSHRHRPDPQRDAAHRTYGPLLDRIFGKDRELGPEELDELQAAFEEFDTDRDGYIGYRDLGDCMRTLGYMPTEMELLEVSQHVKMRMGGRVDFEEFVELISPKLREETAHMLGVRELRIAFREFDRDRDGRITVAELRQAAPALLGEPLAGPELDEMLREVDLNGDGTVDFDEFVMMLSTH from the exons ATGGCCACAGAGCAGGTAAGGGGGCAGCATGGACCAGACCCAGCCACTGGCCCCCAGGAGCCCCCTGCAGGGGCTGTGGTTCCCAGGAGTGGTGCCGAGGGGCCCCCCTTGACCAAGAGGAGGAGCAGGACGGAGAGGGGGTTTCAAGGGTCCCGGAAGGGCACTGGCAGCTCTGGGGAGCAGACCCCTGTCCAGGGCCCCAAGGCCAGGGACAGCAGCAAGAACCCCTCCAGGAtgggagaggggcaggcagggcccccTGCTGAAGCCCCTGGGCCAGCCTCTCGTCGCCAGTCCCACCGGCATCGTCCTGATCCCCAGCGCGATGCTGCTCACAGGACATACGGGCCCCTGCTTGACCGAATCTTCGGGAAG GACCGTGAGCTGGGCCCCGAGGAGCTGGACG AGCTTCAGGCCGCCTTCGAGGAGTTCGACACTGACCGTGACGGCTACATCGGTTACCGGGACCTGGGCGACTGCATGCGGACCCTGGGCTACATGCCCACCGAGATGGAGCTGCTGGAGGTCTCCCAGCACGTCAAGATGCGCA TGGGTGGCCGTGTGGACTTCGAGGAGTTTGTGGAACTGATAAGCCCGAAGCTGAGGGAGGAGACGGCGCACATGCTGGGGGTGCGAGAGCTGCGCATCGCCTTCCGAGAG TTTGACAGGGACAGGGATGGACGAATCACTGTGGCGGAGCTGCGGCAGGCAGCACCGGCTCTGCTGGGGGAGCCGTTGGCCGGTCCTGAGCTGGATGAGATGCTCCGAGAAGTGGACCTCAATGGGGATGGCACTGTAGACTTTGACG AGTTTGTGATGATGCTGTCGACTCACTGA